ACAAAGTTAAGGGAGAAGATGGAATAATGGTGGTCGGCTGGGCCGGCGATGGAGGAACTGCAGACATAGGTCTTCAGGCCTTGAGCGGATTCCTCGAGAGAGGCCACGATGCAGTTTACATTATGTACGATAATGAGGCTTATATGAACACCGGAATCCAGAGGTCAAGCTCAACCCCCTACGGAGCATGGACCACAAATACCCCGGGAGGAAAGAAGCACTTCCTTGAGAAGAGACACAAGAAGAAAGTTATTGATATTGTAATTGCTCATAGGATTCCTTATGCTGCAACTGCCAGTGTGGCTTATCCTGAGGACTTTATAAGAAAGCTCAAGAAGGCTCAGAAGACCCCTGGGCCTAGCTTTATTCAGCTCTTTTCTCCCTGTCCAACAGGATGGAGAAGTCCAACTGACAAGACAATAGAGATTGCGAGGCTGGCGGTACAAACCGCATACTTCCCGCTCTTTGAGTACGAGAACGGCAAGTACAAGATCAACATGCCAAACCCAAAGAAGGATCCAAAACCAATCGAGGAATTCCTCAAGCTACAGGGGAGATTTAAGTACATGACAAAGGAAGACATTGAAATACTTCAGAAGTGGGTGCTTGAGGAGTGGGAGAGGCTCAAGAAGCTTGCTGAAGTGTTTGGTTGAATTCCCCTTAATTTATTTAAATTTAAGTGGATAACTCATTTGAGGTGGTATGTATGGCTGAGAGCCCGTTTAAGGCGGATATTGAGAGAGCAGAAAAGGAATTAACAGAAAAAATGACTCCAGGAGCTATAGTGTACCTCCCAGGAAGTAGCGTAATTAACAAAACGGGTTCTTGGAGAGTCTTCAGGCCCGAGTTCAAGAAGGATAAGTGTGTTAGGTGCTTCTTGTGTTACATCTACTGTCCAGAGCCAGCAATCTACTTAGACGAAGAAGGCTACCCAGTTTTCGACTATGACTATTGTAAGGGTTGTGGGATTTGTGCAAATGAGTGCCCAACCAAGGCAATTGAGATGGTTAGGGAAGTTAAGTGAATGGGGTGGTGAAGATGCCAATTAGAACCGTTATGAAGGCAAATGAGGCTGCTGCTTGGGCTGCAAAGCTCGCTAAACCCAAGGTCATTGCGGCGTTCCCAATTACACCGTCAACCCTTGTTCCCGAGAAG
This is a stretch of genomic DNA from Pyrococcus kukulkanii. It encodes these proteins:
- a CDS encoding 3-methyl-2-oxobutanoate dehydrogenase subunit beta, which gives rise to MEVPENIKKRLTIPFDEHFYAGHTACQGCGASLGLRYVLKAYGRKTIIVIPACCSTIIAGPWPYSALDANLFHTAFETTGAVISGIEAGLKALGYKVKGEDGIMVVGWAGDGGTADIGLQALSGFLERGHDAVYIMYDNEAYMNTGIQRSSSTPYGAWTTNTPGGKKHFLEKRHKKKVIDIVIAHRIPYAATASVAYPEDFIRKLKKAQKTPGPSFIQLFSPCPTGWRSPTDKTIEIARLAVQTAYFPLFEYENGKYKINMPNPKKDPKPIEEFLKLQGRFKYMTKEDIEILQKWVLEEWERLKKLAEVFG
- the porD gene encoding pyruvate synthase subunit PorD, whose product is MAESPFKADIERAEKELTEKMTPGAIVYLPGSSVINKTGSWRVFRPEFKKDKCVRCFLCYIYCPEPAIYLDEEGYPVFDYDYCKGCGICANECPTKAIEMVREVK